From a region of the Halanaerobium hydrogeniformans genome:
- a CDS encoding dihydrolipoamide acetyltransferase family protein — MPKFGETMTEGTIFTWFVEEGDSVESGDPLFEVETDKASLEVEAEQTGVLAKILIKENETAPIGDVVALIAEEGEDIESLDFGAESSKEAAEEESTTKVEKTAEKIEKVIRAEGEKIKASPAAKRLAKEKNIELNKVQAGDGREAIIEADVRDYINTNLPSATPTAEKKAAAQGIDLSKLEGTGAGGRIQSSDLDSYTVEKTETDQEIPFTGLRKVISKRMSQSFQEVPQVTTTVKADMKEIKDLREKIKELSEEHISYTDILLLIASRMLKKYPKINSHISQDKMIVKSSINIGIAVDVPGGLVVPVIKNVGRKSLEEIAKERKILVKKAREGKLNNDDLSGGTFTITNLGGFETEIFTPIVNQPEAAILGVGQISDEVVPVDGEVTIRPMLWLSMAYDHRAVDGAPAAEFLQKIKNALENPVSLLLS, encoded by the coding sequence ATGCCTAAATTTGGAGAAACAATGACAGAGGGTACAATCTTTACTTGGTTCGTAGAAGAGGGTGATAGTGTAGAGTCAGGCGATCCTCTTTTTGAAGTAGAAACAGATAAAGCTAGTTTGGAAGTTGAAGCAGAGCAAACAGGGGTATTGGCAAAAATTTTGATTAAAGAAAATGAAACTGCTCCAATAGGAGATGTTGTTGCTTTAATTGCTGAAGAAGGTGAAGATATAGAATCACTCGATTTCGGTGCAGAAAGCAGTAAAGAAGCTGCTGAAGAAGAAAGCACAACAAAAGTAGAAAAAACAGCTGAGAAAATCGAGAAAGTAATCCGGGCAGAGGGCGAAAAAATTAAAGCTTCACCAGCGGCAAAAAGACTTGCAAAAGAGAAAAATATTGAATTAAATAAAGTTCAAGCAGGTGATGGCAGAGAAGCGATTATAGAAGCTGATGTTAGAGATTACATAAATACAAATCTACCTTCAGCAACTCCAACAGCTGAAAAGAAAGCTGCAGCACAAGGGATAGATTTAAGTAAACTCGAAGGAACAGGTGCTGGAGGAAGAATTCAGAGCAGTGATCTTGACAGCTATACTGTAGAGAAAACTGAAACTGATCAGGAGATTCCATTTACCGGGTTGAGAAAGGTCATTTCAAAGAGAATGAGCCAGAGTTTTCAGGAAGTACCACAGGTAACTACAACAGTAAAAGCTGATATGAAAGAAATTAAAGATTTAAGAGAAAAGATTAAAGAATTATCAGAAGAACATATTTCCTATACCGATATTTTGCTATTAATTGCTTCAAGGATGCTTAAGAAATATCCTAAGATAAATTCTCATATCAGTCAGGATAAAATGATAGTTAAAAGCAGTATAAATATTGGCATTGCAGTAGATGTTCCAGGTGGCTTAGTAGTACCAGTAATTAAGAATGTTGGAAGAAAGAGTTTAGAAGAGATTGCAAAAGAAAGAAAAATTTTAGTTAAAAAAGCTAGAGAAGGTAAACTGAACAATGACGATCTAAGTGGTGGAACCTTTACAATCACTAATCTTGGTGGATTTGAAACAGAGATATTTACACCAATTGTAAATCAACCAGAAGCAGCAATTTTGGGAGTAGGGCAGATTTCAGATGAAGTTGTTCCTGTTGATGGAGAAGTTACAATTAGACCTATGCTATGGTTAAGTATGGCTTATGACCATCGTGCAGTTGATGGGGCACCAGCTGCAGAATTTTTACAGAAGATTAAAAATGCTCTGGAAAATCCAGTTAGCTTATTATTATCATAA
- a CDS encoding thiamine pyrophosphate-dependent dehydrogenase E1 component subunit alpha has protein sequence MEKSKETLLDMYEKMYKIRLFEDNAVKLFNQGLVRGPMHVYTGEEAVAVGACSNLNDDDLITSTHRGHGHCIAKGGRVDKMAAELLAKGTGYCKGKGGSMHIADPDIGILGANGIVGAGLPIATGSALSSKMRGTDQVTICFFGDGATNEGAFHEALNMAAIWDLPVVFVCENNLYGLTGPADEMVSVKDVASRAASYDIPGVVVDGNDVLDVYETVGEAIKRAKNGGGPSLIEAKTYRIKGHFVGDPQVYRDDEEVEKWKKRCPIKKHRNYLIETVGVASEELAEIEAKVKKEIKEAVKFAKESPDPEIEVVFEDVFSK, from the coding sequence GTGGAGAAATCAAAAGAAACATTACTTGATATGTATGAAAAGATGTATAAAATAAGATTGTTTGAAGACAATGCCGTAAAATTATTTAATCAAGGTCTTGTAAGAGGTCCAATGCATGTTTATACAGGTGAAGAAGCAGTTGCAGTTGGAGCCTGTAGTAATTTAAATGATGATGATCTTATAACAAGTACACACAGAGGGCATGGGCACTGTATTGCTAAGGGTGGCCGAGTTGATAAAATGGCGGCAGAGTTATTAGCAAAGGGTACCGGATACTGTAAAGGTAAAGGTGGATCAATGCACATAGCTGATCCTGATATAGGTATCTTAGGAGCAAATGGTATTGTTGGTGCTGGTTTACCGATAGCTACCGGATCAGCTTTATCATCTAAGATGAGAGGGACAGATCAGGTTACTATCTGCTTCTTTGGAGATGGAGCTACAAATGAAGGTGCTTTTCATGAAGCATTAAATATGGCAGCTATTTGGGATCTGCCGGTTGTATTTGTTTGTGAAAATAATTTATACGGTTTAACTGGCCCTGCTGATGAGATGGTTTCTGTTAAAGATGTAGCTTCAAGAGCTGCCAGTTATGATATACCAGGTGTAGTTGTTGATGGTAATGATGTATTAGATGTTTATGAAACAGTTGGTGAAGCAATTAAGAGAGCCAAAAATGGTGGAGGTCCATCATTAATTGAGGCCAAAACATATCGGATAAAAGGTCATTTTGTTGGAGATCCACAAGTTTATCGTGATGATGAAGAAGTTGAGAAATGGAAAAAAAGATGTCCAATTAAAAAACATAGGAATTATTTAATTGAAACAGTAGGAGTTGCTTCTGAGGAGCTGGCTGAAATTGAAGCAAAAGTAAAAAAAGAAATAAAAGAAGCGGTTAAATTTGCTAAAGAGAGTCCAGATCCAGAAATTGAAGTTGTATTTGAGGATGTCTTTTCTAAATAA
- a CDS encoding sugar ABC transporter substrate-binding protein translates to MKKLFIILALSLILLATSGLVMAQENEDIVIGMTANNTGVDSYQTLHDQAFREKADEMGVDYIILDARGEPMRQVDQIMDLMTQDVDVIVVWPVSGQAIVPVLQQVEQAGIPVLIANSKVDESGFDLVKGFAGPDNITQGEYAAQMMAEALDGEGKIVEIMGAPGYITAEERSQGFHDEVEANYPGLEIIETQPADWNRERAQEVMENYLTKYDDGEIDGVYVGDDNMGVGAINAIQSAGRGDNLKMTSATMFADGYDAMLEGDILYGTLYQSPIDDANYTVEIAVKLARGEEVEFFNYFETPKVTSENIDEFERPTW, encoded by the coding sequence TTGAAAAAATTATTTATAATATTAGCTTTAAGTTTGATTTTATTGGCAACTAGTGGTCTTGTTATGGCACAGGAAAATGAAGATATTGTAATCGGAATGACTGCTAATAATACTGGGGTAGACAGTTATCAAACTTTACATGATCAAGCATTTAGAGAGAAAGCTGATGAAATGGGCGTAGATTATATAATTTTGGATGCACGTGGAGAACCAATGAGACAGGTAGATCAAATAATGGATTTAATGACACAAGATGTTGATGTAATTGTTGTATGGCCTGTATCTGGACAAGCTATAGTTCCAGTATTACAGCAGGTTGAGCAAGCAGGTATCCCAGTTTTAATTGCTAATTCAAAAGTTGATGAAAGTGGTTTTGATTTAGTTAAAGGATTTGCTGGCCCTGATAATATTACACAGGGAGAATATGCTGCTCAAATGATGGCAGAAGCACTAGATGGTGAAGGTAAAATAGTTGAAATAATGGGTGCTCCAGGTTATATCACAGCAGAAGAAAGATCACAAGGATTCCATGATGAAGTTGAAGCTAATTATCCTGGTTTAGAAATAATCGAAACTCAACCAGCAGACTGGAATAGAGAAAGAGCCCAAGAAGTTATGGAAAACTATTTAACCAAATATGATGACGGAGAAATTGATGGAGTTTATGTTGGTGATGACAACATGGGTGTAGGTGCGATTAATGCTATACAATCAGCAGGTAGAGGCGATAACTTAAAGATGACCAGTGCTACAATGTTTGCAGATGGTTATGATGCAATGCTCGAAGGCGATATTCTTTATGGAACTCTATATCAGTCACCAATTGATGATGCTAATTACACAGTAGAAATTGCAGTTAAATTGGCTAGAGGAGAAGAAGTGGAATTCTTTAACTATTTCGAAACTCCAAAAGTTACCAGTGAAAACATCGACGAATTTGAAAGACCAACCTGGTAA
- a CDS encoding ABC transporter permease — translation MSTGKLGKFDKERVLEIIKDQGILIFFALLLFSVSLLSDRFLTTRNIILVLRQVSITGVMACGITFILISGNFDLSIGSLLSLTTVVVINLHDTIGPVPAIIITLAVGVIIGIINGTLVGYLKLNSMIVTLGMLTALQAVTLIYTGGTYSAISRPDEAWFRFFGRGYILMIPTPVIIFGGLVILFHIILNKTVYGKYLFALGGSRTASEYTGINESFITFITYIVVGLTTALAGIMMGSRMMAAQNYIGEGYEFTVLTAVVLGGTSLFGGSGSVIKTLIGVLILGFLSNAFIMLGFPYYVQWLVQWGIIIGAVWMDVASKRGKLWA, via the coding sequence ATGAGTACTGGCAAATTGGGTAAATTTGACAAAGAGAGGGTACTAGAGATAATTAAGGATCAAGGGATATTAATATTTTTTGCTTTATTATTATTTAGCGTTTCTTTGTTATCAGACCGTTTTTTAACTACGAGAAATATTATCCTGGTTTTGAGGCAGGTTTCAATTACAGGGGTAATGGCCTGTGGAATAACATTTATCTTAATCAGTGGTAATTTTGATTTATCAATTGGTTCACTTTTATCACTTACAACTGTTGTTGTAATTAACTTACATGATACTATTGGTCCGGTTCCAGCAATTATAATCACTTTAGCTGTAGGTGTTATAATAGGTATTATTAATGGAACTCTAGTTGGTTATTTAAAACTAAATTCCATGATTGTTACTCTTGGAATGCTTACAGCTTTACAGGCGGTGACTTTGATTTATACGGGTGGTACTTATTCTGCAATTTCGAGGCCAGATGAAGCCTGGTTTAGATTTTTTGGTAGAGGATATATATTAATGATCCCAACACCGGTTATCATTTTTGGGGGCCTGGTAATATTATTCCATATAATTCTCAATAAAACAGTCTATGGGAAATATTTGTTTGCATTAGGTGGAAGTAGAACTGCAAGTGAGTATACAGGTATAAACGAGAGTTTTATTACATTTATAACATATATAGTTGTTGGTTTAACAACTGCTTTAGCAGGTATTATGATGGGCTCAAGAATGATGGCAGCCCAAAACTATATAGGTGAAGGTTATGAATTTACCGTTCTTACAGCTGTTGTTCTTGGTGGGACCAGTTTATTTGGAGGATCAGGTAGTGTTATAAAAACTTTAATTGGTGTTTTAATATTGGGTTTTCTTAGCAATGCATTTATTATGTTAGGTTTTCCCTATTATGTTCAATGGCTTGTTCAGTGGGGAATTATAATTGGCGCTGTCTGGATGGACGTTGCCTCTAAAAGGGGGAAACTATGGGCATGA
- a CDS encoding ABC transporter permease produces MKKQIIDFIKNQSIWIILILSVSFFGVMTANFLTLRNFQNILLQISINGLMAIGMTYVIINGEIDLSIAMIYALCAALVIGFQPLGILPSVLIAMATGIIIGAINGIFVAKAEINSFIVTLAAMIGVRGLLFIYTGERAILGTDLRFTLLASYRVGGLIPLPAVIFIVFLAIGEYVLRNTSHGRNAYAIGGNKDAAEKAGIAVKKHIIINFMLCGAMAATAGIIAASRMNTATTTLGTMNHLWVIIAVVLGGTNLKGGYGNLVRTLGGIFVVGILDNGLNLMGVHTFYNMLFMGIILILVIYLGKKLEPVKT; encoded by the coding sequence ATGAAAAAGCAAATAATAGATTTTATAAAAAACCAATCTATCTGGATCATATTAATTTTAAGTGTAAGCTTTTTTGGAGTTATGACAGCTAATTTTTTAACATTAAGAAATTTTCAGAATATATTGTTACAGATTTCAATTAATGGTTTAATGGCGATAGGAATGACATATGTAATTATTAACGGAGAAATTGATCTTTCAATCGCTATGATATATGCCTTATGTGCTGCTCTTGTAATTGGGTTTCAACCACTTGGTATTTTACCCTCAGTCCTTATAGCAATGGCAACGGGAATAATTATCGGAGCTATAAATGGAATTTTTGTGGCAAAAGCAGAAATAAATTCTTTTATTGTTACTCTAGCTGCAATGATTGGGGTAAGAGGATTATTATTCATCTATACAGGTGAAAGGGCAATTCTTGGAACTGATTTACGATTTACCCTTCTTGCTTCATACAGGGTAGGAGGCCTTATCCCACTACCGGCAGTGATATTTATAGTATTCTTAGCAATTGGAGAATATGTGTTGAGAAATACATCTCATGGTAGAAATGCATATGCTATTGGAGGGAATAAGGATGCTGCTGAAAAAGCTGGGATCGCAGTAAAGAAACATATAATAATTAATTTCATGTTATGTGGGGCTATGGCTGCAACAGCCGGTATAATAGCTGCATCTAGAATGAATACTGCTACAACTACTTTAGGGACAATGAATCACCTCTGGGTAATTATTGCTGTGGTTCTTGGTGGTACAAACCTTAAAGGTGGATATGGTAATCTAGTTCGGACTCTCGGAGGTATTTTTGTTGTAGGGATCTTAGATAATGGTTTGAATCTGATGGGTGTTCACACATTTTATAATATGCTTTTTATGGGGATCATCTTAATACTTGTAATTTATCTTGGCAAAAAATTAGAACCAGTTAAAACTTAA
- a CDS encoding alpha-ketoacid dehydrogenase subunit beta, with translation MRTITVKDALKEAIIEEMDRDENVFVMGEDIAEHGGIYGVTAGLLDKYGKERIRNTPISESALIGSALGAAITGMRPIAELMYIDFTAVAMDQIVNQAAKMRYMFGGKVDVPLVIRTQGGGGRGSAAQHSQSLEAWFMHVPGLKVVMPSTPYDAKGLLKTAIRDDNPVMFIEQKMAYSFKGEVPEEEYLIPFGQADIKREGSDVTLVANSYLLPKALKAAEIMEKEEGINVEVIDPLTLVPFDEETIIKSVSKTGRLIVVHEAVKRGGFGAEIAAKIFESDAFYYLDAPLQRVAGLDVPTPYNEKLENFAMPDLENIKEAIKKTCYL, from the coding sequence ATGAGAACAATAACTGTAAAAGATGCTTTAAAAGAAGCAATAATAGAAGAAATGGACCGTGATGAAAATGTATTCGTTATGGGAGAAGATATTGCAGAGCACGGTGGAATTTATGGAGTGACAGCAGGTTTGTTAGATAAATATGGTAAAGAAAGAATTAGAAATACTCCTATTTCTGAATCTGCTTTAATAGGTAGTGCTTTAGGAGCTGCTATTACAGGTATGAGACCAATTGCAGAATTGATGTATATTGACTTTACCGCTGTAGCAATGGATCAAATTGTGAATCAAGCAGCTAAAATGAGATACATGTTTGGAGGTAAAGTTGACGTACCACTTGTTATTAGAACTCAAGGTGGAGGTGGAAGAGGTAGTGCTGCACAGCACTCTCAGAGTTTAGAAGCATGGTTTATGCATGTTCCAGGACTCAAAGTTGTTATGCCTTCAACACCATATGATGCCAAAGGTTTATTGAAAACAGCTATTAGAGATGATAATCCGGTAATGTTTATAGAACAAAAGATGGCCTATAGTTTCAAAGGAGAAGTTCCAGAAGAAGAATATCTGATTCCTTTTGGGCAAGCTGATATAAAAAGAGAGGGTAGTGATGTTACCTTAGTTGCAAATTCCTATTTATTACCGAAAGCATTAAAAGCAGCAGAAATAATGGAAAAAGAAGAGGGGATAAATGTTGAAGTTATTGACCCATTAACTTTAGTACCTTTTGATGAAGAAACAATAATAAAGTCTGTGTCAAAAACCGGCAGGCTTATCGTTGTTCATGAGGCGGTTAAAAGGGGAGGGTTCGGTGCAGAAATAGCGGCTAAAATTTTTGAAAGCGATGCTTTTTATTATCTGGATGCACCTCTACAGAGAGTAGCTGGATTAGATGTACCAACTCCATATAATGAAAAATTAGAGAATTTTGCGATGCCAGACCTAGAAAACATTAAAGAAGCAATTAAGAAGACTTGTTATTTATAA